The following proteins are co-located in the Sardina pilchardus chromosome 24, fSarPil1.1, whole genome shotgun sequence genome:
- the s100a10a gene encoding protein S100-A10a, translated as MPSDLEKAMESMIMVFHKYASKEGDNNYLSRRELKDLMENELACFLKSQKDPAAVDKIMKDLDANNDGQVSFEEFVSLVVGLSIACEQCYQMHLKKAAGK; from the exons ATGCCATCTGACCTCGAGAAAGCCATGGAGTCCATGATTATGGTGTTCCACAAATACGCCTCCAAAGAGGGGGACAACAACTATCTGAGCCGCAGGGAGCTCAAAGACCTCATGGAGAACGAGCTGGCTTGCTTCCTCAAG TCTCAAAAAGACCCTGCCGCAGTGGACAAGATCATGAAGGATCTGGACGCTAACAACGATGGCCAAGTGAGCTTTGAGGAGTTTGTTTCTCTGGTGGTTGGCCTGTCCATTGCCTGTGAACAGTGTTATCAGATGCATCTCAAGAAAGCGGCTGGAAAGTGA